In Halococcus agarilyticus, one genomic interval encodes:
- the sufD gene encoding Fe-S cluster assembly protein SufD gives MSTQVHANLTEEQVKQISEGLDEPEWLLETRLDALDALEGLEMPDVIRTPGRNWTNLYDLDFAGFVDPLNAAEEKDQVGPEEVEVMSIAEALDEREELVREGFGSVVDPEENYLTALSTALFSTGTVVYVPEGVDAEDVTVRTRMNSQSLFNYTLVVTEKSSSVTILERQTTGDEVDGERYYSGLVEIDAGENSNVQYGSLQNVDEETYTYTLKRGHADSHATINWIEGNVGSRLTKSSVETHLQGEGSESQIVGAFFGHNDQHFDVAARVWHEAEHTTADLVTRGVLDDDARSVYEGVQDVGSDAWDTSSYQRENTLMLSDESEADASPKLIINNHDTEASHSATVGQVDQQDLFYMTSRGVSPRMARNMLVEGFFVPVLEEIAVEEFRDDLSDLVAERLRE, from the coding sequence CCCGAGTGGCTGCTGGAGACACGTCTCGACGCGCTCGACGCGCTCGAAGGGCTAGAGATGCCCGACGTCATCAGAACTCCAGGACGCAACTGGACGAACCTCTACGACCTCGATTTCGCGGGGTTCGTCGATCCCCTCAATGCGGCCGAGGAGAAGGACCAGGTCGGTCCCGAGGAGGTCGAGGTCATGTCGATCGCGGAAGCGCTCGACGAGCGCGAGGAGCTCGTCCGCGAGGGCTTCGGCTCGGTCGTCGACCCCGAGGAGAACTACCTCACGGCGCTCTCGACCGCGCTCTTCAGCACCGGCACAGTCGTCTACGTCCCCGAAGGCGTCGACGCCGAGGACGTCACCGTTCGGACCCGGATGAACTCCCAGTCGCTGTTCAACTACACCCTCGTCGTCACCGAGAAATCGAGTTCGGTGACGATCCTCGAACGACAGACGACTGGTGACGAGGTCGACGGCGAGCGCTACTACAGCGGGCTCGTCGAGATCGATGCGGGCGAGAACTCGAACGTCCAGTACGGCTCGCTCCAGAACGTCGACGAGGAGACGTACACCTACACCCTCAAGCGCGGTCACGCCGACAGCCACGCCACGATCAACTGGATCGAGGGGAACGTCGGCTCGCGGCTCACGAAGTCCTCGGTCGAGACCCATCTCCAGGGCGAGGGGTCGGAGTCCCAGATCGTCGGAGCCTTCTTCGGTCACAACGACCAGCACTTCGACGTCGCCGCGCGGGTCTGGCACGAGGCCGAGCACACGACCGCCGACCTCGTGACCCGCGGCGTGCTCGACGACGACGCCCGATCGGTCTACGAGGGCGTTCAGGACGTCGGCTCGGACGCGTGGGACACCTCCTCGTACCAGCGCGAGAACACCCTGATGCTGAGCGACGAATCGGAGGCCGACGCCTCACCGAAGCTCATCATCAACAACCACGACACCGAGGCGAGCCACTCCGCCACCGTGGGCCAGGTCGACCAGCAGGACCTGTTCTACATGACCTCGCGCGGGGTGTCGCCACGCATGGCACGGAACATGCTCGTCGAGGGCTTCTTCGTCCCAGTCTTGGAGGAGATCGCGGTCGAGGAGTTCCGCGACGACCTCTCCGATCTCGTGGCCGAGCGGCTGCGGGAGTAA